The genome window CTTAACAGAATCATAAATTTTGTAAATTATCTGTATTATATCATGTATTTCACTAAAAGAAAATAATTCCTACTAAGATGGTTGAATTTGATTTTTTTGCATTACTTCTCCTTGTTTTATCTTTGCTGCGAATTCATCGATTTTTTTTAATCGATGATTCACCCCAGATTTCGAGATTTTCCCACCGGAAACTAGTTCTCCTAGTTCTTTTAATGACACTTCCTGATGTTCTACACGCAATCTTGCAATTTCCTGTAATTTTTCCGGAAGTTGATCAAGACCAACCGTATTTTCAATTAGTTTAATATTTTCAATTTGCCGGAAAGCCGCGCCAATGGTTTTATTTAAGTTTGCTGTTTCGCAGTTTACAAGACGATTAACCGAATTTCGCATATCACGAACAATTCGGACATCCTCAAACTTAAATAATGCAATATTTGCACCAATGATACTCAAAAAGTCCGTAATCTTCTCGGCCTCTTTTATGTAAACAATAAAACCACTCTTTCGCTCCAATGTACGTGCACGAAGGTCAAATGAATTTAATAAGTCACATAAAGCATCATTATGTTCACGATGATAATTAAATATTTCTAAATGATAGGAAGATGTTTCAGGATTATTAATTGAACCACCTGCTAGGAAAGCACCACGTAAGTAGGACCTTTTACAACAGGTTTTGGCTAGGATTTTATCCGAAATCGTCCTGATAATGGTATAGGAATCTTTAATGATTTCTAACTCCGTCAAAAAATCACGGACCTTTTCTTTTAACCGAACAATATAAATATTGTTCTTCTTTAACTTCATTTTTTTACGGACTAGTAATTCAACAGGAAATCCATAGCTTTCTTTAATTAATGTATAGATGCGTCTTGCGATCGCAGCATTCTCTGTTTGTACATCAAGCGTGTAATTCCTGCTGGAAAACGAAATTGCGCCATTCATCCTGATTAAGGCAGCAAGTTCGGCATGTAAACAGCAATCATCAACTTCAATCGCAGTTAATTCCTTCTTTATTTCCGAAGCAAAGGACATCTTCTTTCCCTCCTTTACCATTATTAATACAATCGTTAAGCTTGCTGCAATATCGAGTAAAGCAAGTTTGCGATTTTATTATTATCATGTCGTACCGTTGAATTAGAATAATTAATAATATCACCTTCAATTATTTCTAATCCCATTTCCAATAATTTTAACGTGTCATAAACAACCGGTTCTGCATTTTCTTCTGCATAAATATCACGAACCGCCTGTTTAATTGGTTCATTATGAACAACAACTGCATCTAGACAGCCAGTTCCAATATGATCAGTAATTGCTTTAACATGGTCTGATGCTTTATAACCGGTTGTTTCACCTGCTTGTGTCATCACATTACACACATAAACGACCTTCGCCTTTGTCTCTTTCAGCGCTACGTCAATCTTTGGTATAATGAGATTCGGCATAATACTCGTATATAAACTTCCGGGTGAAATAACGACTAAATCAGCTTTTTGAATTGCATGGATTGCATTTGGCAGTGGTTTGACTGGCTCCGGACTTAAAAACACGCGGTCAATTCGTTTTCTTTCGAGCGGAATATTCGATTCACCGGTAACGATGGACCCATCTGTAAACTTTGCATTCAGAGCCATATTTTGATTTGATATTGGATAAATTTCTCCCTTTACATTTAATACGCGAGAAATTTCTTTTATTCCTGTGAAAAAATCACCAGTAATCGACGTCATCGCAGCTAATAAAAGATTCCCCATTGAATGACCAGACAATCCATTCCCTACTGAAAATCGATGCTGGAATAACTCTAATAGCATCGGTTCCACATCTGATAACGCGGCAATTACATTTCGAATATCTCCTGGTGCAGGGATTGCCATTTCACTGCGCAATCGACCTGAACTACCGCCATCATCTGCAACAGTAACGAGTGCCGTCAAATCAATTGGTAAATTCTTTAATCCACGTAATAGAACTGGCATCCCAGTTCCACCACCCATCACAACAATTCTAGGACGCTTTTTGTTCGTCATCATTAATTTCCCTTTCTCTTATCAATATCCCGATGTGTAACGTGTGTGATGTAATTAGCAGATAATACGTTAGCGAAATGCTCCGCTAATGCTACGGAACGATGCTGCCCCCCTGTACAACCGATAGCAACAACAAGCTGTGATTTCCCCTCTTTTTTATATTGAGGAAGCATAAATTGCAATAAATCAAGAACTTTATCATTAAACGTCTGTGTATCAGACCATTTAAAAACATATGAAGCTACGTCCTGATTTAAACCTGTTAGTGGCTGTAAATGTGAAACATAATGTGGGTTAGGCAAGAACCTTACATCAAAAACAAGATCTGCATCGATTGGAATCCCGTATTTAAATCCAAAGGAAACCATGTGTACCGAGAATATTTCCTGTTTATCTTCAGAATATATTTTTACAATTTTCTCTCGTAATTCACGAGGTTTTAAATTGGTTGTATCAATAATACGTTGAGCTCTTCCTCGTAATTGATCGAGGATCTCGCGTTCTTGGTGGATACCATTCAGTGGAAGTCCGCCAACTGCTAATGGGTGTGCACGTCTTGTTTCTTTATACCGGCTGACTAGCTTCTCATCCTTAGCATCTAAAAATAGTATATGCTCTTCCAGCCAATTTTCTTTCCCAACTGTATCTAATGCATCAAATAAGGAATCAAAGAATTCACGGCCACGCAAATCCATTACAAGTGCTACTTTTTGAATAGTATTTGAGGAATCACGCATTAAATCTAAAAATTTTGGCAGCAATGTAGGGGGTAAGTTATCTACACAGTAATAACCTAAATCTTCAAAGCTTTGCACTGCAACCGTCTTTCCAGCTCCTGACATCCCTGTTATAATAACTAATTTCGTTTCCATATCTCCGTCTTTCATTGTCGATCTCCCCCTTATATAAACCGTAAAGGTGTTGATAGAACACTAATCATATCGATCCATTTGTATAACTATACGAAAGTAGCCCGAACTAAATACCTTAATCCGTTGAATATGAAAAAAGTTCCCTATGTTTATTATACTATGGATAAAGCAAAACTTCCATTCGTCTTGGTCAGGAAAGATTAAAAACC of Oceanobacillus zhaokaii contains these proteins:
- the whiA gene encoding DNA-binding protein WhiA, with the translated sequence MSFASEIKKELTAIEVDDCCLHAELAALIRMNGAISFSSRNYTLDVQTENAAIARRIYTLIKESYGFPVELLVRKKMKLKKNNIYIVRLKEKVRDFLTELEIIKDSYTIIRTISDKILAKTCCKRSYLRGAFLAGGSINNPETSSYHLEIFNYHREHNDALCDLLNSFDLRARTLERKSGFIVYIKEAEKITDFLSIIGANIALFKFEDVRIVRDMRNSVNRLVNCETANLNKTIGAAFRQIENIKLIENTVGLDQLPEKLQEIARLRVEHQEVSLKELGELVSGGKISKSGVNHRLKKIDEFAAKIKQGEVMQKNQIQPS
- a CDS encoding gluconeogenesis factor YvcK family protein; protein product: MTNKKRPRIVVMGGGTGMPVLLRGLKNLPIDLTALVTVADDGGSSGRLRSEMAIPAPGDIRNVIAALSDVEPMLLELFQHRFSVGNGLSGHSMGNLLLAAMTSITGDFFTGIKEISRVLNVKGEIYPISNQNMALNAKFTDGSIVTGESNIPLERKRIDRVFLSPEPVKPLPNAIHAIQKADLVVISPGSLYTSIMPNLIIPKIDVALKETKAKVVYVCNVMTQAGETTGYKASDHVKAITDHIGTGCLDAVVVHNEPIKQAVRDIYAEENAEPVVYDTLKLLEMGLEIIEGDIINYSNSTVRHDNNKIANLLYSILQQA
- the rapZ gene encoding RNase adapter RapZ — its product is MKDGDMETKLVIITGMSGAGKTVAVQSFEDLGYYCVDNLPPTLLPKFLDLMRDSSNTIQKVALVMDLRGREFFDSLFDALDTVGKENWLEEHILFLDAKDEKLVSRYKETRRAHPLAVGGLPLNGIHQEREILDQLRGRAQRIIDTTNLKPRELREKIVKIYSEDKQEIFSVHMVSFGFKYGIPIDADLVFDVRFLPNPHYVSHLQPLTGLNQDVASYVFKWSDTQTFNDKVLDLLQFMLPQYKKEGKSQLVVAIGCTGGQHRSVALAEHFANVLSANYITHVTHRDIDKRKGN